The Clostridiaceae bacterium HFYG-1003 genome includes a window with the following:
- the ligA gene encoding NAD-dependent DNA ligase LigA translates to MRIFAHLEVSTVEDKITRIRQLAELLNQYAKEYYMLDAPSVPDQEYDRLYDELIALEAETGHVLDWSPTQRVGDELLPGFQKYTHRAPLWSLEKAQNPEELTSWLERNQRFVQEYNAAHSDQLPQPTYILTRKFDGLSVNLTYDGEGILRVGATRGNGTTGEDVTQQIRTIRSIPWKIDNDFLFEIHGEALMTKKAFDAYNASAAVKLKNTRNGAAGALRNLNPAETRRRHLTVYFYDIGYMEGEPFKSYRDMIDFMEARGFPTDGYFKSASTWEEISAIIEENIQIRAELDFDIDGIVIALDDIATREQMGYTVKSPRWAIAYKFEAEETTTRLLEVEWNVGRSGRVAPTAILEPVELAGVTVRRATLNNMDDIRRKRVAIGADVYIRRSNDVIPEIMGSVVNDNLTTPIEAPERCPSCNTPLTLIGAHYFCENTLSCKPQLVKTMVHFTSRDAMNIEGISEKTAEQFFDQLNLTKVSEFYRLTYEDLIALPKTKDTRARKLLAAIEASKQPKLENFLYALGIQNVGLKTSRDLAKQFKTLEKIRRLTYEELITVPDVGEIVAHNLLDFFAAPEVQSEIDALLALGVAPREVRETTVRENPFQGKTVVVTGTLEGYSRKGIEEKLLELGAVPQGSVSKKTDFVLYGKEAGSKLDKARTLGVAAITEAEFEEMIQ, encoded by the coding sequence ATGAGGATTTTTGCTCATCTGGAGGTTTCAACTGTGGAAGATAAAATTACGAGAATCCGCCAGCTGGCGGAACTGCTCAATCAATATGCCAAAGAATACTATATGCTGGATGCACCGTCGGTTCCTGATCAGGAGTATGACCGGCTTTATGATGAACTGATCGCCCTTGAGGCGGAAACCGGCCATGTGCTTGACTGGTCTCCGACGCAGCGGGTCGGAGATGAGCTGCTGCCTGGGTTTCAGAAATACACCCATCGGGCACCGCTCTGGTCGCTGGAAAAGGCCCAGAATCCGGAAGAACTGACAAGCTGGCTGGAACGTAATCAGCGGTTTGTACAGGAGTATAATGCCGCCCATTCGGATCAGCTGCCTCAGCCGACCTATATTCTGACTCGGAAATTTGATGGGTTATCCGTGAATCTGACCTATGACGGCGAAGGGATTCTCCGGGTAGGAGCTACCCGCGGCAACGGAACAACCGGGGAGGATGTCACACAGCAAATTCGGACGATCCGCTCCATCCCCTGGAAAATTGACAATGACTTTCTGTTTGAAATTCACGGGGAAGCCCTAATGACGAAAAAAGCCTTCGATGCTTACAATGCCAGTGCTGCCGTCAAGCTGAAAAATACCCGAAACGGGGCGGCCGGGGCATTGCGCAATCTCAATCCCGCGGAGACCCGGCGTCGCCACCTGACCGTGTACTTCTACGACATCGGCTACATGGAAGGGGAACCGTTCAAATCCTACCGCGACATGATTGATTTCATGGAGGCCAGAGGCTTTCCGACCGATGGCTACTTCAAATCAGCGTCCACCTGGGAAGAAATTTCGGCCATCATCGAAGAAAACATACAGATCCGGGCTGAACTGGACTTCGACATCGACGGCATCGTCATCGCCCTGGATGATATCGCGACCAGAGAACAGATGGGTTATACGGTGAAATCACCGCGCTGGGCCATCGCCTATAAATTTGAGGCGGAGGAAACCACCACCCGGCTTCTGGAGGTTGAGTGGAATGTCGGCCGTTCGGGCCGCGTAGCGCCGACGGCTATTCTGGAGCCGGTGGAACTGGCGGGTGTTACGGTACGCCGGGCAACGCTCAACAACATGGATGACATCCGGCGCAAGCGCGTCGCCATCGGCGCGGATGTCTACATCCGCCGCAGCAATGACGTCATTCCTGAAATTATGGGCTCTGTAGTCAATGACAATCTCACCACACCGATTGAGGCACCGGAGCGGTGCCCGTCATGCAACACACCACTGACGCTGATCGGAGCACATTATTTCTGTGAGAATACCCTGTCCTGCAAACCGCAGCTGGTAAAAACCATGGTTCATTTCACCTCGCGCGATGCCATGAACATCGAGGGGATCTCGGAAAAAACTGCAGAGCAGTTCTTCGACCAGCTCAATCTCACCAAGGTGTCGGAGTTTTACCGTTTGACCTATGAAGATCTGATCGCTCTGCCCAAGACGAAGGATACCAGAGCGAGGAAGCTGCTGGCAGCCATTGAGGCCAGCAAACAGCCAAAACTCGAGAATTTCCTGTATGCTCTGGGGATACAGAACGTCGGTCTGAAAACGTCGCGGGATCTGGCCAAACAGTTTAAAACCCTGGAGAAAATCCGGCGTTTGACGTACGAGGAGCTGATCACCGTACCGGATGTGGGAGAGATTGTGGCGCACAACCTTCTTGATTTCTTTGCGGCGCCGGAGGTTCAATCGGAGATCGACGCCCTGCTGGCGCTGGGTGTGGCTCCCCGGGAAGTCCGGGAGACCACCGTTCGGGAAAATCCTTTTCAGGGTAAAACCGTTGTGGTGACTGGCACCCTGGAAGGATACAGCCGAAAGGGAATCGAGGAAAAGCTGTTGGAGCTGGGGGCGGTTCCTCAGGGGTCGGTCAGCAAAAAAACAGACTTTGTCCTTTATGGCAAAGAGGCCGGTTCCAAGCTGGATAAGGCCAGAACCCTTGGGGTTGCGGCGATAACTGAAGCTGAATTCGAGGAGATGATTCAATGA
- a CDS encoding metalloregulator ArsR/SmtB family transcription factor, whose product MTEPEAIKLFKCLADKSRLQILKSLVVEDMYVERLAERLNLSAPTISFHLKKLLEVGAVTSSKTQYYTMYSLHPEIFNTKILDIIQEESDESALQKKRDNQYRQKVLDAFFEYGRLKSIPTQKKKERIILEEIAKAFEMGRIYPEREVNLIIADFHDDFCTLRRDLIGERIMARDASGYWLIPPVQK is encoded by the coding sequence ATGACAGAACCAGAAGCCATCAAACTATTCAAATGCCTGGCGGATAAATCCAGACTGCAGATTCTGAAGTCCTTAGTGGTTGAGGACATGTACGTGGAACGTCTGGCAGAGCGCCTGAACCTGAGCGCTCCCACCATTTCCTTCCACCTGAAAAAATTGTTGGAAGTCGGCGCCGTCACTTCTTCAAAAACTCAGTACTATACCATGTATTCCCTGCACCCGGAGATCTTCAACACAAAAATTCTGGATATCATCCAGGAAGAGTCCGATGAGTCGGCCCTTCAGAAGAAACGGGACAATCAGTACCGTCAGAAAGTGCTGGATGCATTCTTTGAATACGGCAGACTCAAGTCCATTCCTACTCAGAAAAAGAAGGAACGGATCATCCTGGAGGAGATCGCCAAAGCCTTTGAAATGGGGCGAATTTACCCCGAACGGGAAGTCAATCTGATCATTGCCGATTTCCATGATGATTTCTGTACCCTGCGCCGGGATCTCATCGGTGAGCGGATTATGGCCCGGGATGCTTCCGGTTACTGGCTCATCCCCCCTGTGCAGAAGTAA
- the pcrA gene encoding DNA helicase PcrA, which produces MDYQQLLNEEQFEACTTTEGPLLILAGAGSGKTRAITHRIAYMIGERGIAPWSILAITFTNKAAQEMKERVRQLVGDTAETMWISTFHSACVRILRRHIEELGYKKDFTVYDTYDQKALIRQCMAQLSINTKEFSEKDFLSAISSAKDSLINETRYFELNHSNFRKGKIAQVYQLYQQSLRKNMAVDFDDIIMLTVRLFREHPDVLAFYQNKFRYIMVDEYQDTNKAQYELIYLLAKEHRNICVVGDDDQSIYQFRGADLRNILEFESDYPDATVIKLEENYRSTGTILDAANEVIKNNFSRKEKTMRTRNERGEKIKVYRAFSDSDEGAFISKEVERLVRDGRNYHELAILYRTNAQSRIFEESFMRHSIPYRIIGGLKFYDRKEIKDIMGYLRLINNPFDEVSLRRIINVPKRAIGDTTLQKLMDCATEHGENVFDVLMDLEEHGILSGRALQSVIGFRNLITELMAISVDLSVQELIELLLERTGYLKEYEQSKNPEAASRVENIEELINAAAEYDFQPEASLPGFLESVALISDIDKYDDSADAVVMMTVHSAKGLEFPVVFMVGMENGLFPGQVSFDNPSEMEESRRLAYVGITRAKELLYMTHAEMRMVYGRSMMYPPSEFLMDIPEELKELLNPEQPRASLAARAQRSMPATAHGIRSAMPGRVRPTNDTMEDLLTEETATPGAKVVHPKFGNGMIVGMSREANDIKLQILFDTYGLKSLLLSLAPLKLRQE; this is translated from the coding sequence CTGGATTATCAACAACTGCTCAATGAGGAGCAATTCGAAGCCTGCACCACGACGGAGGGACCGCTTCTGATCCTGGCCGGAGCGGGATCCGGGAAAACCCGGGCGATTACCCATCGCATTGCCTATATGATCGGCGAGCGGGGCATCGCACCCTGGTCGATCCTGGCAATTACCTTCACCAATAAGGCAGCGCAGGAAATGAAGGAGAGAGTGCGGCAGCTGGTGGGCGATACTGCGGAGACGATGTGGATCTCCACGTTCCACTCTGCCTGTGTCAGGATTTTGCGTCGGCACATTGAAGAACTGGGTTATAAAAAAGACTTCACGGTGTATGATACCTACGACCAGAAAGCCCTGATCCGGCAGTGCATGGCGCAGCTGTCCATCAACACGAAGGAATTCTCGGAGAAGGACTTTCTATCAGCGATCTCCTCGGCTAAGGACTCCCTGATTAATGAAACACGCTACTTTGAACTGAATCACTCCAATTTCCGCAAGGGAAAGATTGCTCAGGTTTATCAGCTGTACCAGCAGAGCCTGCGCAAAAACATGGCGGTGGATTTTGATGACATCATCATGCTCACGGTTCGGCTGTTCCGGGAACATCCCGATGTGCTGGCTTTTTATCAGAACAAGTTCCGCTACATCATGGTGGATGAGTATCAGGATACCAATAAGGCGCAGTATGAACTGATCTACCTTCTGGCCAAGGAACATCGTAACATCTGCGTGGTGGGGGATGATGACCAGAGTATCTATCAGTTTCGCGGAGCGGACCTGCGCAATATTCTGGAATTCGAATCGGATTATCCCGATGCGACGGTCATTAAGCTGGAAGAGAACTACCGGTCCACCGGAACCATTCTGGATGCGGCCAACGAAGTGATCAAGAATAATTTCTCGCGCAAGGAAAAGACCATGCGAACCCGAAATGAGCGGGGAGAAAAGATCAAGGTATATCGGGCGTTTTCCGATTCCGATGAAGGTGCCTTTATTTCAAAGGAAGTCGAACGGCTGGTGCGGGACGGACGGAATTACCATGAACTCGCGATTCTGTATCGGACCAACGCTCAGTCGCGTATCTTTGAAGAAAGCTTTATGCGCCATTCGATTCCCTATCGGATCATCGGGGGACTGAAGTTCTATGATCGCAAAGAGATCAAGGACATAATGGGCTACCTTCGGCTGATCAACAATCCCTTCGATGAAGTCTCCCTGCGGCGAATTATCAATGTGCCCAAGCGGGCCATCGGTGATACCACGCTGCAGAAGCTCATGGACTGCGCCACTGAGCACGGAGAAAATGTCTTCGATGTTCTCATGGATCTGGAGGAGCATGGTATTTTATCCGGTCGAGCGCTGCAAAGCGTCATCGGCTTCCGCAACCTGATCACCGAACTGATGGCCATCAGCGTGGATCTGTCGGTGCAGGAACTGATAGAACTATTACTGGAACGGACCGGATACCTGAAGGAATATGAACAGAGCAAGAATCCGGAGGCCGCTTCCCGGGTGGAGAACATTGAAGAACTGATTAATGCGGCGGCAGAGTACGATTTTCAACCGGAAGCATCGCTCCCCGGTTTTCTGGAGAGCGTTGCCCTGATCTCGGATATTGATAAATATGATGATTCGGCAGATGCAGTGGTCATGATGACCGTTCATTCAGCCAAGGGGCTGGAATTTCCGGTCGTGTTCATGGTGGGGATGGAAAATGGACTGTTCCCGGGACAGGTTTCTTTTGACAATCCTTCCGAAATGGAAGAATCCCGTCGTCTGGCCTACGTGGGGATTACCCGGGCCAAAGAACTGCTCTACATGACCCATGCGGAAATGCGCATGGTGTATGGCCGCTCCATGATGTATCCTCCCTCGGAATTCCTCATGGATATTCCGGAAGAACTGAAGGAACTGCTCAACCCCGAACAGCCCCGCGCCAGTCTGGCTGCCAGGGCACAGCGGAGCATGCCGGCTACGGCACACGGCATCCGAAGCGCGATGCCAGGGCGGGTACGACCGACGAATGACACCATGGAAGACCTGCTGACCGAGGAAACGGCCACGCCGGGAGCAAAGGTCGTCCATCCCAAGTTTGGCAACGGCATGATTGTTGGCATGTCGCGGGAAGCAAATGATATCAAGCTGCAGATCCTGTTCGACACCTACGGCCTGAAATCCTTGCTGCTCTCTCTGGCACCCCTGAAGCTGCGTCAGGAATAA
- a CDS encoding HAMP domain-containing histidine kinase, with the protein MYRQLKKRFIAYAMLIVTIVLVTLVGLINAASYRAMIQRADDITLLITENRGSFPKDLTVRLNTMERYGLSAESPYSTRYFSVFSSPVRDILTTNRDNLVSISGEEIQQLLFHVMQGDRSLGSEGNFRYRRTTFQDGTLAVFLDMTEPRNFFSQTLRNSLTMLAAALALVFGLIWLLAGKVVRPIAETIEKQKIFVNDAGHELKTPLAVIASSADVLELTHGKNQWTDSIRRQVERMNHLVGDMLTLSRYEQSPSLKLGAVDLSTLLEQITAELSPLLEGKQQHLTVRLPRPFQAQGDEESLKILFRILLDNAIRYTEPGETIELTGSLGHSEALLEWTNPFPDFPEDQLEAIFERFYRSDVSRSRNTGGSGIGLALARRLAEANDGSLIALKPNESHLQFQLKLRLKK; encoded by the coding sequence ATGTATAGACAGCTAAAAAAGCGTTTTATTGCTTATGCCATGCTGATTGTCACGATTGTTCTGGTGACTCTGGTGGGTTTGATTAATGCCGCATCTTATCGTGCCATGATCCAGCGGGCGGATGATATCACACTTCTGATCACCGAGAACCGGGGATCCTTTCCCAAGGATCTTACGGTTCGCCTCAACACCATGGAGCGGTATGGGCTGTCGGCGGAGTCACCCTACTCCACCCGCTATTTCTCAGTATTTTCATCGCCGGTTCGTGATATCCTGACAACCAATCGAGACAACCTGGTTTCCATCAGCGGAGAGGAGATCCAGCAGCTGTTGTTTCATGTGATGCAGGGCGACCGCTCACTGGGATCGGAGGGGAACTTCCGGTATCGCCGTACCACCTTTCAGGATGGAACGCTGGCTGTTTTTCTGGATATGACGGAACCCAGAAATTTCTTTTCTCAAACCCTGCGCAACTCCCTGACCATGCTGGCAGCGGCACTCGCTTTGGTGTTTGGCCTGATCTGGCTCCTGGCCGGGAAAGTGGTCCGGCCCATTGCCGAAACCATTGAAAAACAGAAGATTTTTGTCAATGACGCAGGTCATGAGCTGAAAACACCGCTCGCTGTGATCGCTTCATCAGCGGATGTGCTGGAACTGACTCATGGAAAAAACCAATGGACTGATTCCATTCGCCGGCAGGTGGAACGAATGAACCATCTGGTGGGGGACATGCTGACGCTTTCCCGCTACGAACAGTCTCCCTCGCTGAAGCTGGGAGCGGTGGATCTTTCAACTCTCCTGGAGCAGATCACGGCAGAACTTTCCCCTTTGCTGGAAGGGAAGCAACAGCATCTGACCGTCCGTTTGCCCAGGCCGTTTCAGGCCCAGGGGGATGAAGAAAGCCTGAAGATTCTGTTCCGCATTCTGTTGGATAATGCCATTCGCTACACGGAGCCGGGAGAAACCATCGAACTGACAGGAAGTCTGGGACATTCTGAAGCTCTGCTGGAGTGGACCAATCCGTTTCCTGATTTTCCCGAGGACCAGCTTGAAGCAATTTTTGAACGATTTTATCGCTCGGATGTATCCCGTTCCCGAAATACCGGGGGATCAGGGATCGGGCTGGCACTGGCCAGACGTCTGGCTGAAGCCAATGACGGTTCGTTGATAGCCCTCAAGCCGAATGAATCACATCTTCAGTTTCAGCTCAAGCTGAGACTGAAAAAATGA
- a CDS encoding response regulator transcription factor gives MKILIAEDETDLADALEAILRHKGYTTEAVHDGQDALDYLTQGSYDLAILDIMMPHLSGLQVLERIRAAANPIPVLLLTARDQLEDKVEGFRGGADDYLTKPFAMEELLVRMEALLRRPRRTYSQDLSFGDLTLSRQDFSMRCESSETMISLNNKEFQLMELFMRHPDQLLAKEQIMDNIWGLDSEAEINVVWVNISALRRKLRDCGSRVRIQAHRGVGYRLESEDV, from the coding sequence GTGAAAATACTCATTGCAGAAGATGAAACGGATCTGGCAGATGCCCTGGAAGCTATTCTCAGGCATAAAGGCTATACCACCGAAGCGGTCCATGACGGTCAGGATGCCTTGGATTATTTGACCCAGGGAAGCTATGATCTGGCAATTCTTGATATCATGATGCCGCATTTGAGCGGACTTCAGGTTCTGGAACGAATCAGGGCGGCGGCCAACCCGATCCCCGTCCTGCTCCTGACCGCCAGAGATCAGCTGGAGGACAAGGTCGAAGGCTTTCGCGGCGGGGCGGATGACTATCTCACCAAGCCCTTTGCCATGGAGGAACTGCTGGTTCGGATGGAAGCCCTGCTGCGTCGGCCGCGCCGGACCTATTCCCAGGATCTGTCCTTTGGGGATCTGACGCTCTCGCGGCAGGATTTTTCCATGCGCTGCGAATCTTCCGAAACCATGATTTCCCTTAACAACAAGGAATTCCAGCTGATGGAGCTGTTTATGCGCCATCCCGATCAGCTTCTGGCCAAGGAGCAGATCATGGATAACATCTGGGGACTGGATTCTGAAGCTGAAATCAACGTTGTCTGGGTCAACATCTCGGCCTTGCGCCGGAAACTGCGCGATTGCGGCTCACGGGTCCGAATTCAGGCTCACCGTGGAGTAGGTTATCGATTGGAGTCGGAAGATGTATAG
- a CDS encoding trypsin-like peptidase domain-containing protein, translating into MDEERKYNEIHESMSSDHNESVPERKAADDSFPMEKETGAGRTDTEGFTSGNHPDPREDHEGYVTYSPTPGYMDEESGEGDGKAGFSRAATFEYQEVSPSPGKGRGLMGTLAMVLVGAVLGSGITMASGRYLFGSEDVVRQQSTVPVNQALSTSTSPSKILTAPPAETGVTAENQVAQAVTPSVVGITTKTKVSQPSFFGSGGSGYVEGVGSGVILSSDGYIVTNSHVVDNGEAGNITVVFDDQTTAPAEVLWSDAALDVAIVKVSKAGLSPVTIGSSEAVKVGDKAIAIGNPLGLDLQSTLTSGYISGLDRSITIQSGGTMSGLIQTDAAINEGNSGGALLNAAGQLIGINTAKAGGGTSGIGFAIPVDTIKPIIEKVMAEGSFKSVYLGVTGMNVASIKAQDETINFDGAEGVYIMDVMDGTAAAQAGLKSGDIVTKIDSYPIQGMTELKKALLNYQVGDEVTVTYFRDNKEKSTSLRFAQDSSNIENFFNQQEP; encoded by the coding sequence ATGGATGAAGAAAGAAAGTACAATGAAATTCACGAATCAATGAGTTCTGACCATAATGAATCAGTACCGGAAAGGAAAGCAGCGGATGATTCATTTCCGATGGAGAAGGAAACCGGAGCTGGACGGACTGACACCGAGGGATTCACTTCCGGCAATCATCCGGATCCCAGGGAAGATCACGAAGGCTATGTGACCTACTCACCGACTCCGGGCTATATGGATGAAGAATCGGGGGAAGGGGATGGGAAGGCAGGTTTTTCCCGGGCTGCTACCTTTGAATATCAGGAAGTTTCGCCATCGCCGGGCAAAGGTCGCGGTCTGATGGGCACATTGGCCATGGTTCTGGTCGGCGCTGTTCTGGGTTCCGGAATTACGATGGCCTCCGGCCGGTATTTATTCGGGTCGGAGGATGTGGTACGTCAGCAGTCGACGGTTCCAGTCAACCAGGCGCTGTCCACTTCGACCAGCCCTTCAAAAATCCTGACAGCTCCACCGGCAGAAACCGGTGTAACGGCGGAAAACCAGGTGGCTCAGGCGGTGACGCCTTCTGTGGTCGGCATTACAACAAAAACGAAAGTTTCTCAGCCTTCATTCTTCGGCAGCGGTGGAAGCGGCTATGTCGAAGGCGTAGGATCCGGCGTGATTTTGAGCAGTGACGGCTATATCGTCACCAATTCTCATGTAGTGGACAATGGGGAAGCGGGCAATATCACCGTCGTGTTCGATGATCAGACCACCGCGCCGGCGGAGGTGCTGTGGAGCGATGCCGCGCTGGATGTAGCCATTGTTAAAGTCAGCAAGGCGGGTCTGTCACCTGTGACGATCGGTTCTTCCGAAGCGGTGAAAGTCGGAGACAAGGCCATCGCCATCGGAAATCCTCTGGGGCTGGACCTGCAGTCGACTCTGACTTCAGGCTATATTTCGGGTTTGGATCGCAGCATAACCATTCAGTCCGGCGGAACCATGTCGGGGCTGATCCAGACTGATGCGGCCATTAATGAAGGGAATTCCGGCGGTGCGCTCCTGAATGCAGCCGGTCAGCTGATTGGCATCAATACTGCCAAGGCGGGCGGTGGAACTTCAGGGATCGGCTTCGCAATCCCGGTTGATACCATAAAGCCCATCATTGAAAAAGTCATGGCTGAGGGTTCCTTTAAATCTGTTTACCTGGGAGTCACCGGAATGAATGTAGCCTCCATCAAGGCACAGGATGAAACCATCAACTTTGACGGAGCTGAGGGAGTGTATATTATGGATGTCATGGATGGAACCGCAGCTGCCCAGGCGGGACTGAAGAGCGGCGACATCGTGACGAAGATCGACAGCTACCCGATCCAGGGAATGACTGAACTGAAAAAGGCATTGCTGAACTATCAGGTAGGCGATGAAGTAACGGTGACCTACTTCAGAGACAATAAAGAAAAATCGACCAGTCTTCGCTTTGCCCAGGATTCCTCCAATATTGAGAATTTCTTTAACCAGCAGGAACCATAG
- a CDS encoding rRNA pseudouridine synthase: MERLDKILANAKLGSRKGVRQLIKSGRIQVDGAVIQDPAASFDPETSRFLLDQAEVDTRKFIYLMLNKPDGYLSATEDARDPVVLDLIASQHRAFAPFPVGRLDKDTTGLLLLTNDGSLNHQLISPRWHIDKIYVARLRDPALDSYHRRFEQGVVIDDGYRCLPARMEVLSEDARLVRLTIQEGKFHQVKRMFEALDNRVQQLKRVAFGPLTLPEDLSPGQYRELTAEELSQLMAATRKKGQPMSFGATEAGDTVYDEENEPFGRSITE; the protein is encoded by the coding sequence GTGGAACGGTTAGATAAAATACTGGCAAACGCCAAACTCGGCTCACGCAAGGGGGTCCGGCAGCTGATCAAGTCCGGTCGGATTCAAGTGGATGGCGCAGTCATTCAGGATCCCGCGGCATCCTTTGATCCGGAGACCTCCCGGTTCCTGCTGGACCAGGCGGAAGTGGACACTCGGAAATTCATTTACCTGATGTTGAACAAACCGGATGGCTACCTCTCCGCCACGGAAGATGCGAGGGATCCCGTGGTACTGGATCTGATTGCCAGTCAGCACCGGGCTTTCGCGCCCTTCCCAGTGGGACGGCTGGACAAGGACACCACAGGGCTCCTTTTGTTGACCAACGACGGTTCGCTAAACCACCAGCTGATCTCTCCCCGGTGGCACATCGATAAAATCTATGTTGCACGCCTGCGGGATCCGGCTTTGGACAGCTATCACCGCCGATTTGAACAAGGCGTTGTCATTGACGATGGCTACCGCTGTCTCCCGGCGCGTATGGAAGTCCTGTCCGAGGATGCCAGACTGGTTCGCCTGACCATCCAGGAAGGCAAGTTTCATCAGGTGAAGCGGATGTTCGAGGCACTGGACAACCGGGTACAGCAACTGAAACGGGTTGCGTTTGGTCCCTTGACCCTGCCGGAGGATCTCTCGCCGGGACAATACCGGGAACTCACAGCGGAAGAACTGTCTCAGCTGATGGCTGCCACCCGGAAAAAGGGACAGCCAATGAGCTTTGGTGCGACGGAAGCCGGGGATACGGTATATGACGAGGAAAATGAACCCTTTGGCCGATCGATAACTGAATAA
- a CDS encoding glucose-6-phosphate isomerase, with protein sequence MLKLDLSRTIGMVKEEELKLAGPFTELALKTTVEKSGAGAEFLGWVELPANYDKTEFTRISQAAQKIRDDSDALVVIGIGGSYLGAKAAIEMLGHTFHNEMGKARTGGVQIYYLGHNMSADYMNEFLQIIEGKELSVNVISKSGTTTEPAIAFRVMKKYMEDKYGKAEAARRIYATTDAKRGALKGLAEQEGYESFIVPDDVGGRYSVLTAVGLLPIAAAGIDILEMMAGAKDAMDHYLTAPYADNDCLKYAAARNILYRKGREIEILVNYEPKLAFFAEWWKQLYGESEGKDGKGIFPASVNFSTDLHSMGQYIQDGRRHLFETVLQVGAPHRDFEIPKDEADLDGLNFLAGKTMHEVNTNAFRGTVLAHNDGNVPNLVLGIDQLTARTFGEMVYFFELGCAVSGYTLGVNPFNQPGVEDYKKNMFALLGKPGYEELARELNDRLK encoded by the coding sequence TTGCTGAAATTGGATTTATCCCGAACAATCGGTATGGTTAAGGAAGAGGAACTGAAGCTGGCGGGGCCTTTTACGGAACTGGCACTGAAAACCACAGTGGAAAAGTCCGGGGCTGGAGCGGAGTTTTTAGGCTGGGTAGAACTTCCGGCGAACTATGACAAGACGGAGTTCACTCGAATCAGCCAGGCCGCGCAGAAGATCCGGGACGACTCGGATGCCTTGGTCGTGATCGGCATCGGCGGATCCTATCTCGGAGCCAAAGCGGCCATTGAGATGCTGGGTCACACATTCCACAATGAAATGGGCAAAGCCAGAACCGGCGGGGTTCAGATCTATTATCTGGGGCACAACATGTCTGCGGATTACATGAATGAATTCCTTCAGATCATTGAAGGCAAGGAGCTTTCGGTCAACGTCATCAGCAAGTCAGGGACGACGACCGAGCCGGCCATTGCTTTCCGGGTGATGAAAAAGTACATGGAGGACAAGTATGGCAAGGCGGAAGCCGCACGGCGAATCTATGCCACGACCGATGCCAAAAGGGGCGCTCTCAAAGGTCTGGCCGAACAGGAAGGATATGAATCATTTATTGTTCCCGATGACGTGGGCGGGCGATATTCCGTTCTGACCGCCGTGGGCCTGCTGCCTATAGCAGCGGCGGGCATTGACATTCTCGAGATGATGGCGGGTGCCAAGGATGCCATGGACCATTACCTGACGGCGCCCTATGCTGATAATGACTGCCTGAAGTATGCGGCAGCCCGCAACATCCTGTACCGAAAAGGACGGGAAATTGAAATACTGGTGAACTATGAACCAAAACTGGCCTTTTTCGCCGAATGGTGGAAACAGCTGTACGGTGAATCCGAAGGTAAGGATGGCAAGGGAATTTTCCCGGCATCCGTGAATTTTTCAACAGATCTGCACTCCATGGGTCAGTATATCCAGGATGGCCGCCGGCATTTATTTGAGACCGTCCTGCAGGTGGGTGCTCCTCATCGGGATTTTGAGATCCCGAAGGATGAGGCGGATCTGGACGGCCTGAACTTCCTGGCAGGCAAAACGATGCATGAAGTCAACACCAATGCCTTTCGGGGCACAGTCCTGGCTCACAATGACGGCAATGTCCCCAACCTGGTCCTGGGAATTGATCAGCTGACTGCGCGAACCTTCGGAGAAATGGTCTACTTCTTTGAATTGGGCTGCGCGGTTTCAGGCTACACCCTGGGGGTCAACCCGTTTAACCAGCCAGGAGTGGAGGATTACAAGAAGAATATGTTCGCGCTGTTGGGAAAACCAGGTTATGAAGAACTGGCCAGAGAGCTGAACGACCGGTTGAAATAG